A part of Clostridium novyi genomic DNA contains:
- a CDS encoding pyridoxal phosphate-dependent aminotransferase, whose product MNFHGGDIYSIKNNVLDFSSNINPLGVPESFKKALTENINDFIRYPDIKYTDLKNTIKDYIGIDDIDKIVQGNGAVEIIYKAIGAVKCNKVYIVSPTFSEYRRAVELNNLECEEIDVFDEEYSSIDIDKLLNKVQENSLVIVCNPNNPTGSLIKRKVMIELVEKLKDIKSSLIIDEAFIEFTPNSDENSMVPLVLNYNNLIIVRAATKFFGMPGIRLGYGVTQNIEYMNNIKEKLEPWNINTAAVIAGNTIFKDTEYIKKSKEWISKEREFLYGELNKFQELKVYKSNANFHLLKINKSSINAYKLKDILVKEGILIRVPKGFYNLSDLHFRLAIKDRTSNEILISKLKMIFK is encoded by the coding sequence ATGAATTTTCATGGTGGTGACATATATAGCATTAAAAATAATGTATTGGACTTTAGTTCAAATATAAATCCTCTGGGAGTTCCTGAAAGCTTTAAAAAAGCACTTACAGAGAATATAAATGATTTTATTAGATATCCAGATATTAAATACACAGATCTTAAAAATACAATTAAAGATTATATAGGAATAGATGATATAGATAAAATAGTTCAAGGAAATGGTGCTGTTGAAATTATTTATAAGGCAATAGGTGCTGTTAAATGTAATAAGGTATACATAGTAAGTCCTACTTTTTCAGAATATAGAAGGGCAGTGGAGCTTAATAATTTAGAATGTGAAGAAATAGATGTATTTGATGAGGAATACAGCTCTATAGATATAGATAAGCTTTTAAATAAGGTTCAAGAGAATTCTTTAGTTATAGTATGTAATCCTAATAATCCAACAGGAAGTCTTATAAAAAGAAAAGTAATGATAGAGTTAGTAGAAAAGCTTAAAGACATTAAAAGTAGTTTAATAATTGATGAAGCATTTATAGAATTTACTCCAAATAGTGATGAAAATAGTATGGTTCCACTAGTTTTAAATTATAACAATTTAATTATAGTTAGAGCTGCTACAAAGTTTTTTGGGATGCCAGGAATTAGACTTGGATATGGTGTTACTCAAAATATAGAGTATATGAATAATATAAAAGAAAAACTTGAACCTTGGAACATAAATACAGCAGCAGTTATAGCAGGAAATACTATATTTAAGGATACAGAGTATATAAAAAAATCTAAAGAATGGATATCAAAAGAAAGAGAATTTTTATATGGTGAGTTAAATAAGTTTCAAGAATTAAAAGTATATAAATCTAATGCTAATTTTCATTTACTTAAAATAAATAAATCTAGTATCAATGCATATAAACTTAAAGATATACTTGTTAAAGAAGGTATACTTATTAGAGTACCTAAAGGTTTCTATAATTTATCTGATTTACACTTTAGACTCGCTATAAAAGATAGAACTAGTAATGAAATTTTAATAAGTAAGCTTAAAATGATATTTAAATAG
- a CDS encoding cobalamin biosynthesis protein, with the protein MSNIYLAFILDCILGDPYWFPHPVRFIGKYISFFEKQIRKANFKDRTLKVWGIFLTLSTIVLTYGICFGILKAAYVINPKVYYILNIVILWTCIAPKCLSNEAIKIYKELLNNNIEKSRKQLSYIVGRDTDNLDEGEITRAVVETVGENTSDGIIAPLMYMFLGGAPLALTYKAINTLDSMVGYKEDIYFNFGWFSAKLDDVVNYIPARLTALFMIISAFILRFDYKNCIKIINRDKNNHTSPNAGYPESAIAGALKIKLGGTNSYFGKLTYKPTIGDELKKLEKEDIRKATVLMYGTTIVSIVIFSIVLVSCGLVY; encoded by the coding sequence ATGAGTAATATTTATTTAGCATTTATATTAGATTGTATTTTAGGGGATCCTTACTGGTTTCCACATCCAGTTAGATTTATTGGAAAGTATATAAGCTTTTTTGAAAAACAAATTAGAAAAGCAAATTTTAAGGATAGAACTTTAAAAGTATGGGGTATATTTTTAACATTAAGTACAATAGTACTAACTTATGGCATATGTTTTGGAATATTAAAGGCTGCCTATGTTATAAATCCAAAAGTTTATTATATATTAAATATAGTAATATTATGGACTTGTATAGCTCCTAAATGTTTATCAAATGAAGCTATAAAAATATATAAGGAACTTTTAAACAATAATATAGAGAAATCAAGAAAACAGTTATCTTATATTGTAGGACGTGATACTGATAACTTAGATGAAGGTGAAATTACAAGAGCAGTAGTTGAAACTGTTGGAGAAAATACTTCAGATGGAATAATAGCACCTCTTATGTATATGTTTTTAGGAGGAGCACCTTTAGCACTTACATATAAGGCAATTAATACATTGGATTCAATGGTTGGGTATAAGGAAGATATTTATTTTAATTTTGGATGGTTTTCGGCAAAGTTAGATGATGTTGTAAACTATATACCTGCAAGATTAACGGCATTATTTATGATTATAAGTGCCTTTATTTTAAGATTTGATTATAAAAATTGTATTAAGATTATAAATAGAGATAAAAATAATCATACAAGTCCAAATGCAGGATATCCAGAATCAGCTATAGCAGGAGCTTTAAAAATTAAGCTTGGAGGAACAAACTCTTATTTTGGAAAACTTACATATAAGCCTACTATTGGTGATGAATTAAAAAAACTAGAAAAAGAAGATATAAGAAAAGCTACTGTACTGATGTATGGCACAACTATTGTAAGTATAGTTATATTTTCTATAGTTTTAGTATCTTGTGGTTTAGTATATTAG